In Odocoileus virginianus isolate 20LAN1187 ecotype Illinois unplaced genomic scaffold, Ovbor_1.2 Unplaced_Contig_39, whole genome shotgun sequence, the genomic window AGAGCTGCAAGGTCATTAGAAAGTGATCTCAAGAAATATGTGACATCCAGAGGGAGGCATGTGTGTGGGAATAGACTGTAGCCATTTCTGTAATAACCCAGTCCTTCCTTTTCCCTGTAGATGCTCTATGTGGGTAACATCACCATTGGAACACCCCCTCAGGAATTCCAGGTTGTCTTTGACACAGGCTCATCTGACTTGTGGGTGCCCTCCATCTTTTGCACCAGCCCAACCTGTTGTGAGTACAGACACCCTGTACCTGGACCATCTTCCCTTGCCCTGCCACCCTGTTTTGCACCCTTGGCACCTGATGACACTTATCTCTTGTGTCTGCAGCTTCACACGTTTTGTTCAGACATCTTGAGTCTTCCACCTTCCGGCCTAAAAATAAGATCTTCATTGTCGAATACAGTTCTGGGATGATGAAGGGAGTTGTTGCTCGTGACACCGTTCGGGTAACAGTGTAACAAATGCTGAGTCAGGAATGGCTGTGGGGTGACCACTGCTTGCAAAACAGATGCAGAACCTTCTGGCAGGACCCTTCCTAGCCTAACTCCCATAGATATTGGCCATCTTACCCACAGGATCCTGTCCCTGGGGAGGCAGTGCCAGTGGTGACACAGAGCACACAGATTAGCTAACCTAGAGAGTGGCTTGAGATGGGGACTTgaagcttctctgcccatgagtAGTTCAAGGTTCATTTTGCTGGGAGcgagaagaggggagaaaaatcACCCACTTTTTTACTCTCAGACTGTTTCAGGCACTTTCAGGTGATACGTGGTTTAGTCCTGCAACAACCCCACACAGCAGTTACTCTGATTAGCTTATGTgatatatgaagaaactgaggtgcagacaGCAAGGACCTTGCTGAGAACACACATGTGGAAAAGAGTGCAGCTCTGCTGATTTTCAGGGCTGAAGTTGCTGTGGGATGTTTGGGGACAGGATAAAACTGATCTGGGGACCCTGGGGGCAGTCAAGGGCTTCAGGTATCCAGACTGGGAAACTGGAGGCCTGAGAAGTTACGGGGCCTGATAAATGAGTTCTCACTCTAGGGGGCCTTTGAGAGTCCAACAAAACTTATGGCCTGCCTCCCCCAAAGTACTTGAGTagtttccccctctctctttctctctcatacacactcacacaaagacacacatatCCCCAAAAGTGAATTCCCCAGGCAGTAATTTCATAGTTCCCTGCAAGCAATATTGTGCTTTGGCATATGTCTTCCTGGACAGATGCAGAATCCACAGTACCTTACAGAGAATGCAGTCCATTCCTCTTATTAGGTCACAGTGATGCCAAAGAGAAGGCTAACTTGCTCTCGGCTCATTTTGTCCACAAGGTGGCACTGATGGGTCCTGGCCTGACTGTTGGTTGCCCCACAGGTACAGAAGCCACGAGGCCAATTTGACTAACCAAAGTGGTGTCTTTCAGAGGggcagatgttttaaaattcacagcCTCTCTCAAATGTAACCCAAATTCCCCTTTCAGCTTGGTCTAATCGCCTGAGATCCAACGAAGACACAGCTCAGCCTCAATTTTTCACTGAGAATCTAATGGCAAGGCACCCCAGCCCAGTCCTAGCCCTATTTAACATATCTGTAAGAGGGATCACACTTCTCTCCCACAGATTGGGGACCTTGTAATTACTGATCAGGAATTCGGTCTAAGCATGGCACAATCCGGGTTTGAGGGAATGCCTTTTGATGGCGTCTTGGGCTTGAACTACCCCAACTTTTCTTTCACTGGAGGCATCCCCATCTTTGACAACCTGAAGAATCAAGGTGCCATTTCTGAGCCTGTTTTTGCCTTCTACCTGAGCAAGTAAGTCTGAGATGGACAATCCGTTTCTCCAAATTAGCTGTAATTTCCTTTCAGTTGTAAGAAATTTGTAGAACATTTGATAAGTAAGTATCCTGAGAGATAATCTAATCCATATAACTATGGCCAAAGAGCCCTACCTGGCTTCACCACTGGCTTTTATAAATAACATTGTATTGGAACATAAGCCTGCTCCTGGGCTCAAGATCAGTAACTTGGTTTAGGGAGATGAATGAGGAGGAAGACTAATGGAAGGCAACAGGAAACAAGTTGGGGGAAAAGGCATTAGGATTTGCTTATGGATTGGATAAGGAAGGAGAATGATGGTGGGTAGCTTTCCTTCATTAGCATTTCACTGTGAGCCCACCTACCAAATTTGCAAGCtccagtgaaaaaggaaaatgtgggaCACAAAACTAAAGTGTGGGACCCCTTGTTCATGAAATATTAGGCATTTCAAGACAGGGAGAGCAGAGGTAGAATCCCTTGTGAGTGTGGGGCCCTTTGGACAGTGGAGGTCACAACCCAGTGGAACCAACTCTGAGTGACCTGATTCCACACCCTTAGCATTCCCAGGCCttgattttccttaaaaatgacaAAGTGGACAAGGGGAAAAATGCTTCAGCACACTGTCCTCTGAGGGTGTCTGAGCACTCAGGTCACAGGAGGTCCAGGGCATCTTCAGAAGATATAGTGGGTGCAGTCCAGCCAACTGACTCAGATTCTACCCTCCTCTGTGCCACTCATTAGCCAGTAACTGACCTAAGTCTCATTTTCAATCGCTCCTAGCCTCGATTTCTGCATCTGTAGATGAAGACCTTTTTAGGGCCTTGATGAGTAGACATgcacagctctcagacagtgcTGTTGTTACTATCCTCCAAGGATCCACCCACTGTCTTCTCTCTACAGAAGCAAGCCGGAGAGCAGTGTGGTGATGTTTGGTGGGGTGGATAAATCCTACTACCAGGGAGCTCTCCACTGGGTACCATTGATCCAAGCGGGCAACTGGCGTGTACACATGGACCGGTAAGTGTCTCCCTCTTAGGGtcagcccaagggattctccacATCTGTACATGGACACACTCACAAATAGATTCTCAGACACATAgtcacacaaacatatacaccaCCCACaatgacacagacagacacacagacacatggaaacacacaagcagacacatataaacatacacagagacacatataaACATGCATAGCTAGTCAGagacacagaagcacacacagagacacatacaaacacacatacaagcaGACATACAAGCACATAGATACACAAACAACCCATGGGTTTATAATCCCCAGGCTTCCTGACCAGGGCTCTGACCAGGGTCCTCACAGGGTCTAGAGAGGTCTGTGCAGCTGGGAGAGCGCTGCACCCGCTGCCCTGTGAGGCAGGGAGCAAGGTCAGAAGACTCTTCAGTGTGGTGAACAGGATCAGGGAGGATTTCACCAGCCTGGACAGAGTTATAAGATGACCAACTGTCCAGGGCTACCTGGGACCAAGGAAGTTCTCAATACAGATAAATATCAGTTTAAAAACAGGGAAATTCctaagaaaatggggaaaactggTCTCCTTAGGGAGCAGCTACCCAGCAGTGGAGAGACATTGGCCGCAGTCTTAATGTGAAAGCAACTAATATAAAAGGTACCCCACATCCCTGGGCACAGAGTGGGGCAGGGGCTATAACTAAGACAATCAGAAAGTTAGGATCCAGGAGTGACCTGAAGACCAGAGGCAATAACTGATAGGATTCTGTGTGATACGCTCAGACAAAAGCTGACATGTCCTTTGGAGTTTCTGTGGGATAGTCATGTATTGCCTGGCCAGGGTCTCAGGGTCTGAGCTGGTTGTAGGAGCAGTGCTGGGAGACACCGTCTCACAGAGGAGCCCCTATTTCCCCCTACTATGAGAATCAGCTACCCTTGCAAATCTCCATCTTCAGTCTGTGTTCAACCCATTATTTGTCCACTACCAGATACAGCTCTCTGGatgtttctcattattttcacAGTCTTCATTCACTCATTGGACAAACAAATACTGGGcatccactgtgtgccaggcactttagGGAGGCAATGAGAATAAAACTCGCCCTCACATCTAAGAAGGCAGATGCACAGAAATGACACACACACTTAGTGAATTGTGACTTTGGTACATGCTAGACATGAGGAAGGTCTACAGAGAGTGACCAAGACAGGAGACTGGTAAACACTGGGGGAAAGTCTTCCTTGAAAACAATACAATTAAGATGGAATCTGGAAGGTGAGAAGAAATTTGCTAGTCAAAGAGGAGAGGAGTCTTCTACGAAGGAAGACCAGCTTGTGTCAAGGTACCAAAAAACCTGAtgtattcaagtactgcattcaaGGATGTCAAGGGAGGTGCTGTGTCGAGAACCGATGAAAAGAGTCAGGGCGAGAGACAAAGGGTGGTTAAGGAGACAGTCGGGAAGGGGGCAGCTCTGCGGAGACTCAGAGTGACCTTGATGCCCATTTTCTTCCACTGTCTCTCAGCATCTCCATGAACAGACGGGTTATTTCTTGTTCTGGTGGCTGTGAGGCCTTTGTGGACACTGGGAGATCACTGATCCAAGGCCCAAGAAGACTAGTCAATAATATCCTGAGGCTCATCGGCACCATGCCACGGGGTTCCAAGGTGAAAGGGCATGCCCCAGGGTTACTCCCTGTCTCCACACACAACAAGGATCTCCAGGGCCaacctctgtccctctctctttaACAGCATTATGTTTCATGTTTTGCGGTCAATACCCTGCCCTCTATTATCTTCACTATCAACGGCTTCAACTACCCACTGCCAGCTCAAGCCTACACCATCAAGGTAAGGGGACAACACTGAGGGTTGGTTCTCAAACTGGAGCTTGCAGGATCCTCTGGGTTGCTGCTGGGAGGAGGGCGCCATCTGCAGGCCATGTCACACCATTGCAGATGCTCTGAGCCTTGTGGCTGGGCCAGTGGCTCCTACAAAACCAACTACTTGAGAGTAAAGGGCCGTCTGGGACACTGATCATCCTGAAATAAATGTGGACACGCCACACCATGCTGGCATGGTGGGAGTCACAAGGAGAGGGGAACACTGGGGCCTTCAGTCCTCAGAGAGCTTCAGTTCAATCTGAACCCTTAGGTGCATGAACATGAAAGTCAGTGCTAGCAGTCCCTGAAATAGGCCATATTACAAGGATAATGGCTGGGAACAATCGCAGTGTGATGCTCCATCATAAATTAAcagtctcccttcccttctcaaaGTTTTCCTGCtttggatgataaattacatGGTCACCCTAGATCTCGGCTGCTTCTTCCCCTTGCTCTGGCCAGGTGTCCCCTTTGTGAATTGGGGTACCCAAACCCTCTGTGGGGATGTTGGATGCTAAGGTGAATAAAGGGTGCACAGTGACTGCTCAGCCCTGACACAGGGTGGAGGCTTCATGTCAGCTCCCTGTGGGAGTTCAGAGCAGGCTGATGGGCTCAAAGAAGGCTTTGAGGAACAGAGGGAATTTCAGGAATTCTAAAACCACAAACTCATGGAGCCATATGGAGGGTTGCTTGGTTCTAGGCAACACTGCACTGGATTCCATGCAAATGGCATCCCAAGGTGCTCTGCACTGGGACACTAGGGACTTACTAAGGGTGATGAGGGCTACTGACTGACCAGTGGGAATGGGGAACCGAATAAGTTATCCAACGAAGCCTGGAGTGGCCAAAGAGGGTAAGTGTTGGCTGAAGGAGGCTTCCCAGAGTTCCTGAGTTAAGTCTTCAAGAACATGTTGTGGGCAGtgctatatttaagatggataatCAACAATGAATTACGGTGTAGCACAGGGTAGTCCACTCAGCTATATGAcatcctggatgggaggggtaTTTTTTGGACCAGTATACATAGTTACAAACAATTGAGTTCATTTAGTGTCCACCTGAAACACAGAAtattgttaatctgctatactccaatacaaaatataatttttaataaagtatgGATTGTGAGGACACAAGAGGGGAATCTGCCTTCTCTGTAGAAAAATAAGGAGCAGGAGtcaggaggaaagaaacagggaGTGAGGAGAATCAGGGGACACTcttgttcttttctaaaaattgtgTTGAAGTGTGGCTGATCTTCAGTGTCACCTCAAGTTCTGTGGCACACCaatgtgactcagttatacacataaaaatacatattctttttattattctttttcatgtggtttatcactggatattgaatatatttccttatGCTCTACAGTACGACTTTCCTTTTTATCATTCCTGTGCTTCCCCAACTTCCAGTCCTCCACTCACGATACCCTTCCTTATGGCAGTTACATGTATGGATCCTTTTTGGTTTTGGATGAACTCTCACATGCCCTGTTGCTCATAAAACCACTTGATAATTACCAAAATAGTGAAATAATACAAAGAACAGTGCTCAGTCTGGATGTTGAGGGCAGTCGCACGTAAGGGCTCAGGCTGACTGGTGTGTGTCTCTGACCCCCAGGATTCTAGTGGCAACTGCTATACCAGCTTTAAAGAGAACACAGCGAGTACATCTCCAGAGACCTGGATACTGGGTGACGTCTTCCTGAGGCAGTACTTCTCGGTTTATGATCGAGGAAATGACAGAATTGGGTTGGCACAGGCAGTGTAAACTCGGAGTGATTCAGGAATCAGAAAGGCCACTCCTAACACAGACTCATTCACACTTAGGGCACTCCTGCCCAGGATGCTGATGAACTGTATTTGGTGGTCTGCACACCCTATTCTCAGTAAAGAACAAAGTGTTTCACTCGTAATGGTGCTGAAACAAATGGGTGCCTCTGTTTGTGTCTGGGAGTGAAGGATCTAGAATCAAGTCTGAATAAAAATTGAGAGGAGCCCAACTCCAACTGGCTTCAAGGAAAAGGGAGACTCATTGAAATGATTCTGGGAATCCAGGACACAGGAATCAGAAATACAAAGATCTCAGTGACTGGACACAAGAAATCAGAAGtcttcagttctttctttctcacccttggtctttcccttccctcttctttgGGGGTCTTAGCCTGATAACTTTCTTCCCTAAGGCATCTACACCTAGTGTGGTAGTCCGAGCTACCTGCCCTAGGGTTTTATATCCTGAAGGCATCACCTAGTAAGGAAAGAAACTCGTAGATATCAGAGTTCAATGGTGTTCTCTGAATGACCCACTTCAGATCACCTGTACAGCCCCAGATCAGCCATCCTTGCAGGGCCATGTGGTGCTATGTTTGGCTTTGCATTGTCACTGGCCACGACCCAGCAGCACACATGATTCTCAGTTTCCTCCAGAACTACATGACTGAAGCTGGGGAGAGGCAGCCCCAAGGAGAGCGGCTGGGGAATGGTCTAGGTCATGGAAGAGTTCGTGATGACCCACCAACTCCGCCAACTTATCATTCAGAGGAATTCTAAAGGGTAATGAAATACTCTCTTCATCAAAACTCAGATGATCTTATCACTgggcttctcctccaggggagtttGGGTGAGGTAGTTCATGCAGAGCTGGTTCCCTCTTGTTCCCACACCCCAGTCACCAGCTCTCTGCCACATATGCCTGCTCTGTCCTTTCCAGTCCTACTTGGTAAGTGATGGCCCCAGTGGATCCCTGAGccatccccctcctccagggcccagAATGCCCCTTCCTTGGCCTTCAATTCTGGTGAGGCGAATGCAATGCATGTATCGGTGCCCAGGGTACACAGAGGCTTCAGGTTTTCTGAGCTTTCTCCAGAGATGGGACTGCAAGCTCTTTGCTTGGAGTTGCCATGGTTAGGCAATTTTGCAGGGGAAGCATCCATTCTTTCCACCTGGAGGCCCTCAGTTGATGCCTCAGCTGATATAGGAGTGGTcagaggttgatttcctttcagattgattggcttgatctccttgttgtatgagggactgtcaagaatcttctcaagcaccacagttcaaaagcttaatTTTTTGGTATTCACCCTTTCTTTTGGTCCAGATTATAGATCTGTACatgattacaggaaaaaaatcatatcttTCGCACTACAGACTTCTGTAGCAAAGTGAGTCTATGCATTTATTACACTGTACATGTTTTTCATAGCCatacttccttccaaggagcaaatgtctcttaattttgtggctgcagtcaaggtccatagtgattttgaagcccaagaaaataaaatctgccactgtttccacttttccctcatctatatgccatgaattgtgggactggatgccatgaatgCTGAGTATTATTTTGTGaataggtttttgaatgttgagttttaagctacaTTTTGCATCTACTctcatcatcaagaggctctttagttcttctttgctttatgccattagggaagtgtcatcttcatatctgtggctattgataattctcccaacaatcttgattccagcttgggattcatccagttcagcatatTGAATGATGTATCCTACATATAAGTTCAATAACCAAAGTGACAATGTATACCTTTTCATgctatttccagattttaaatCTTTCAGTTGCTCCATATCTGATTCTAACTGCAACTTTTTGACCTACACACAGactttcaggagacaggtaaggtgatcctCTACTCCCATTCCcttaagatttttccacagttagttgtggtccacacaatgaaaggctttagcatagtcagtgaagcagatggaaatgtttttctgggattcccttgctttctctatgattcaatggatgttggcaatttgatctctggttcctcaaatcagtttgtacatctggaagttctcagttcaggtacGGTTGAAGctttgcttgaaggatttttagtaTTATcttgctagcaagtgagatgagcgcaattgcatgataggttgaacattctttgaaattgcctttcttttggattggttgaaaactgaccttttcctgcactgtggccactgttgagttttccaagttgctgacatattgaatggaGCAGTTTTACAGCCTCGTTCTTTAGGATGttttaaacagctcagctggaattccgtcacctcccctagctttgtttgtagtgatgtttcctaagacccacttgactacTTGCTCCAGTACATCTGGCTTTACATGAGTGACCCCAGCATCATCCGTATTCTGGTCTTTATGAcagtttttgtacagttcttctcagcattcttgccacctcttcttaatctcatctTTTTCCTGCAGGTCTCTGACtttgctgtcctttattgtgcccacctttgtgTAAAATGTTCCTATGTTATCTCCAACTTTCCTGAAGAGTTCTATACTATTTACAATTCCattattttcctctaattcttgcactgttcacttacgaagactttcttaactctccttgcttttctctggagGTCTGCATTCTTTGgggtatgtctttccctttctcctttgcctttcagttctcttattttctcagctgtttttaaGACCTCCTCAGGCAATCACGTTTCCTTCTCATATTTggctttcttggggatggttttggtgaCCACCTCccatacaatgttacaaatctccttccatagttcttcaggctacCAGACCTAATCCCATGAGTCTAGTTTTCATCTCCACTATAtaagcataagggatttgattcaggtcatagttgaatgttctagtggttttccttactttcttcaatttaagccttaATATTGCTTGCTTCTGCCTAAGCATTGGTGTTAGAtcaccaccccccactcccagtGGGTGTGGAGCAAAACACACAAATTGAGGACTGTTGCCCTGGGCTTTTGCTTGGCGATTCACGTGTATAGGTGTGTGAACTTTATCAAGTCCCTTAACCTCAGTtgtctcatctggaaaatgggcacCATGATGATAATTGCACCTTCTAGATTTCATGTTTGCCTGCTGAGAACAAGAGGCACTGAGAGGGCTTTCTGGGTTCCTGAGTCTGAAACAAATATGAATTATCATCCCACCCAGGGGGTAGGGAATCTACTGCTTAGAGATTATGCCTGCCATCCCCAAGGCTAAATATTGATGCATGCCAAATGACCTCTATTTCTGAACCATGACACAGAACTCTGACTGAGTCGATGCTTCTGTTTTGTGGGCTCCAGCAAGAACTAATGATTATTGGCTCAGATTACTCCCTTCCCAGCCTTACCTGTCAGCCTTTCCTTGCCAACTACTTCTAGCCTGAAATCACACTGCAAGGAGAGTTTTAAGGCTTTTGGTCTCTTGTCAGTTTCCCACATCTCCAGCATAGCAAAAAGTATCTGTTACGGCTACTTGTGATAACAACAACTATGGCAACCTGTACAGTCCATTCTCAACCTGTTAAATTAAACTGTCCCCATTTGGCCCCTCATGTTTAAATTACCAACAGTTGCCTTAGAAACCTTCCAATGCTTGCTGTTTAATGACAAAATATGTGTGGACTTCATCTAGGTTTCTTTCCCACGCATGACTCCAACCATGCAATGAAGTAACCAGACATTGAGTCATCTAACTACCCACAGGAATTAATAAAAGAAACCACCCATCACGTATTTCTTGGTTGCTCCAAAACACCACTGAAGAGATCTGCTGCAACAAAGGGATACGTTGGCATGTACACTCCAGAAGGGACActttttctggattctttttccACCTAGTGCAGAATGTTTACCACATGCCTTGCCCTCCAGCAGCTGGTCAAGTGGTTTTTGCAGACAtagcccactccagtttccttccACATCCCTCAGTAAAATCTAGAGCACACACTCAGTCAAAGCTCTCACTCATGCAgaaaacagtttttttgtttttttagaaaacagTGTTTGGTAACCATTCAGTATCTTGTGCTCCTTGCCTTGGATGCAAGGACTTGCACACGAGAATGGGAAGCCTCCCCTTCCACCTAAATCTTTCTCCACTCCCACCAGGGCCAGAGGCTTCCCTGGACCCTCTGTTCTCATTGgtattattcagttgctaagtcatgtctgacaattTGTGATTACACGTATGGCAgaaaaacaggcttccctgtctttcactattttgtgtagtttcctcaaactcatgtccattgagtcggtgatgccatctcacctTCTCATTCTTTTGGTCCCTATCCttctgcctacaatctttcccagcatcagggtctcttccaatgagctggatcttcacatcagatggtgtAAATTTTGGAggttcatcttcagcatcagtgcttccactgAGTATTGCTCTGCCACTTCCAAAACAATAATGTTTCCAATAATCTAACAAAATTGAGCATTGATAAAGTTTAATAGAATAGGGATCTTGTCCTCCAGGAAATCCCAGCAATGCTGCCCTGCCTTTCTGTTACCATTCTCTCCACCTGGCATAGAATTGCTTCCATACAGCTTCTCCAGCTTGAAACGGCCTGCCGACCCATCATTGTCAGCTATCCAGGAATTGTTCCTTCTACCTTCCCCAAAGACTTCTGTCTGCTCCCTGATTGCCCtctgtacatcagttcagttcagtctctcagtcatgcccaactcttttccATGTCATGGGGTGTAGCACGTCAgagttccctgtccatcaccaactcccacagcttgctcaactcatgttcatcaagttgttGATGCCACCCAACAATTTTATCTGCTTTCTtaccctttgcctcctgcctttaatctttcccgcatcagggtcttttctaaagggtcagttcttcccatcaagtggccaaagtattggaggttcatcTTCAGCATtggtctttccaaagaatattcaggaatgatttcct contains:
- the LOC139034200 gene encoding pregnancy-associated glycoprotein 1-like, translated to MLRTQTSLSTWSQERSMKWLVLLGLVSFSECIVKIPLTRVKIMRKTRSEKHMLNNFLKEQAYRLNVTSSPGSNMATHPLRNIQDMLYVGNITIGTPPQEFQVVFDTGSSDLWVPSIFCTSPTCSSHVLFRHLESSTFRPKNKIFIVEYSSGMMKGVVARDTVRIGDLVITDQEFGLSMAQSGFEGMPFDGVLGLNYPNFSFTGGIPIFDNLKNQGAISEPVFAFYLSKSKPESSVVMFGGVDKSYYQGALHWVPLIQAGNWRVHMDRISMNRRVISCSGGCEAFVDTGRSLIQGPRRLVNNILRLIGTMPRGSKHYVSCFAVNTLPSIIFTINGFNYPLPAQAYTIKDSSGNCYTSFKENTASTSPETWILGDVFLRQYFSVYDRGNDRIGLAQAV